The Candidatus Methanoperedens sp. genome includes a region encoding these proteins:
- a CDS encoding TatD family hydrolase, whose translation MTPTLPILDNHMHLNPSGRCLDAVREFARAGGTHIVLVSLPPWSLGIEINAPEDYRQVFDKVRKIARRAEEAEKVKVFVVLGVHPAELTKYYGRLGFERSVEVMKGGLEVAREYVDKGLAIGLKSGRPHYEVEPKLWEASNEIMRHSFELAKDAGCAVQLHTESATEEGLGEIVRIARDAGLAPEKVVKHFAPAMVRTCEKYGIFPSVLAGEDAIEKALSEGTRFMMETDYIDDLKRPGSVLGPKTVPKRTKQLIPEWGEEPFWKIHKENPEKVYGIEINI comes from the coding sequence ATGACCCCCACCCTCCCCATCCTGGACAACCACATGCACCTAAACCCCTCCGGGCGCTGCCTCGACGCAGTCCGCGAATTCGCGCGCGCCGGGGGTACGCATATCGTCCTTGTATCGCTTCCGCCCTGGTCGCTGGGCATCGAGATAAACGCGCCCGAAGATTACAGGCAGGTGTTTGACAAAGTCCGCAAAATAGCGCGGCGCGCCGAGGAAGCAGAAAAAGTGAAGGTGTTCGTTGTTCTGGGCGTTCACCCCGCTGAGCTTACCAAATACTATGGGCGGCTGGGATTTGAGCGCTCTGTGGAGGTAATGAAAGGCGGGCTTGAAGTGGCGCGCGAATATGTGGATAAAGGTCTTGCCATTGGTTTGAAATCCGGGCGACCTCATTATGAAGTGGAACCAAAGCTCTGGGAAGCCTCGAATGAAATCATGCGCCACAGCTTTGAATTGGCAAAGGATGCTGGCTGCGCGGTGCAGCTGCATACCGAGAGCGCCACTGAGGAAGGATTGGGGGAAATAGTGAGAATAGCTAGAGATGCCGGATTGGCGCCTGAGAAGGTAGTGAAGCATTTCGCGCCTGCAATGGTAAGAACATGCGAGAAATATGGTATTTTTCCAAGCGTGCTGGCTGGTGAAGATGCCATAGAAAAAGCCCTTTCCGAAGGTACGCGTTTTATGATGGAAACGGATTACATAGACGACCTGAAAAGGCCGGGCTCGGTTCTCGGGCCAAAGACCGTCCCGAAAAGGACAAAACAGCTCATTCCGGAATGGGGTGAGGAGCCGTTCTGGAAGATCCATAAAGAGAATCCTGAAAAGGTGTACGGTATCGAGATCAACATTTAA
- a CDS encoding PIN domain-containing protein — translation MERNKEKIRLVVDTNILLSALLKDKTFTAKLLKSEFLDVYYPEDGLKELEYYKKHIYPKRKKILQRQSFEYALKFILESVHVIPAELYSNRMNYAYEVMKSIDEKDTPFLALALQLNCAVWSNDKHFKQQGVADAYTTEEVVGLLKAKSLFDFEQNEKY, via the coding sequence ATGGAAAGAAACAAAGAAAAAATACGGCTTGTAGTTGATACCAATATTTTATTGTCGGCTCTGCTAAAAGACAAAACCTTTACGGCAAAATTATTGAAATCCGAATTTTTGGACGTATATTATCCTGAAGATGGATTAAAAGAATTAGAATATTATAAAAAACATATTTATCCTAAAAGAAAGAAAATTTTACAAAGACAAAGCTTTGAGTACGCTTTGAAGTTTATACTCGAATCTGTTCATGTAATACCTGCTGAATTATATTCCAATAGAATGAATTACGCCTATGAAGTAATGAAAAGCATAGATGAAAAAGATACTCCTTTTCTGGCTCTGGCATTGCAGTTAAATTGCGCGGTATGGTCGAACGATAAGCATTTCAAACAGCAGGGTGTTGCGGATGCTTATACTACGGAGGAGGTCGTAGGGCTATTGAAGGCTAAATCCTTATTCGATTTTGAACAGAATGAAAAGTATTAG
- a CDS encoding tetratricopeptide repeat protein gives MGFSDFILGKKKSNPDNAVKNMESPKQKAIPEKMSDKSGGNGTDSANTWGNKGNTLVESSMYAEAIQCFDKALEINPRSAEIWNNKGLALARTGRFADAIKCYDKSLELKPGDGEVIYNKGVTLAQLGQTSEAIACYDKLLEMNPRDADAWCSKGDVLFESNNFEEALRAYDKSIEIDPKDETAWNNRGLTLVKLNRLPEAVESYDKALEINPKVEKIWSNKGLVIARMRENEEKVDLLKIASTMPAEDKVTSSLQPKPVEKVNAIPEKHKMESDPFVGGPEPDENTITDLKSLILDPAPVVNSDPLISKRPDQPSEIFSDKRDPKPMQANENSSSSAPSKNGLEKVVVRVGEDEDKISVIRADQVGQDVQSVNIKTKPLQHESSGPSNVKKSDENLVLGNAMYSKGQYQDAIEYFNKSLQIDPENNTIWNNKGLALAKLGKIDEAIECYDRALRIKSKDYVVLNNKGGALYKKGQVQEALVCYKSAFSLNPESKAAMRGMDICLKSINSGKPSENKSADGTNQK, from the coding sequence ATGGGATTTTCCGACTTTATACTAGGAAAAAAGAAAAGCAATCCAGACAATGCGGTCAAAAACATGGAATCACCGAAACAGAAGGCGATTCCGGAAAAGATGAGCGACAAGTCCGGTGGCAATGGTACAGACTCAGCTAACACTTGGGGCAACAAGGGCAATACTCTGGTTGAAAGCAGCATGTATGCAGAAGCGATCCAGTGTTTTGATAAAGCCCTTGAGATAAATCCAAGATCAGCGGAGATATGGAATAATAAAGGCCTTGCGCTGGCTAGAACCGGTAGATTTGCAGATGCTATCAAGTGTTATGACAAGTCCCTGGAGCTTAAGCCTGGGGACGGAGAAGTGATTTATAATAAGGGAGTGACCCTGGCGCAGCTTGGGCAGACTTCCGAGGCAATAGCGTGTTATGACAAGCTTTTGGAGATGAATCCTCGCGACGCAGATGCCTGGTGCAGTAAAGGTGATGTGCTGTTTGAGAGTAACAATTTTGAAGAAGCTCTTCGTGCATATGATAAATCCATAGAGATCGACCCGAAGGATGAGACTGCATGGAATAACAGGGGATTGACGCTTGTAAAGCTTAACCGCCTGCCTGAGGCTGTTGAATCTTATGACAAAGCCCTTGAGATAAATCCAAAAGTCGAAAAGATATGGAGCAACAAAGGGCTTGTCATTGCAAGAATGAGGGAAAACGAAGAAAAAGTTGATTTGCTGAAAATCGCAAGTACAATGCCAGCGGAGGATAAGGTTACTTCGTCCCTCCAGCCAAAACCGGTTGAAAAAGTTAATGCAATACCTGAAAAGCATAAAATGGAATCGGATCCATTTGTTGGCGGACCGGAACCAGATGAAAATACAATAACTGATTTAAAATCTTTAATTTTAGATCCCGCACCTGTGGTAAATTCAGATCCTTTGATCTCAAAGCGCCCAGATCAACCATCCGAAATTTTTTCTGATAAACGCGACCCAAAACCCATGCAAGCGAATGAGAATTCAAGCTCATCTGCTCCTTCCAAGAATGGTTTGGAAAAAGTAGTTGTCCGTGTTGGGGAAGATGAAGATAAGATATCTGTTATCAGGGCGGACCAGGTCGGGCAGGATGTCCAATCAGTTAATATCAAAACCAAACCCCTGCAGCATGAAAGTAGTGGCCCATCAAATGTCAAAAAATCGGATGAAAATCTTGTCCTGGGAAACGCCATGTATTCCAAAGGCCAGTATCAGGATGCAATAGAATATTTCAATAAATCGCTTCAGATAGACCCTGAAAATAATACTATCTGGAACAATAAAGGGCTTGCTCTTGCCAAGCTAGGAAAAATCGATGAGGCCATCGAATGTTATGATAGAGCGCTTCGGATTAAATCAAAGGATTACGTTGTCTTGAACAATAAAGGTGGGGCCCTATATAAGAAAGGACAGGTTCAGGAAGCACTCGTTTGCTATAAATCCGCCTTTTCGTTGAATCCGGAAAGTAAGGCTGCGATGCGAGGGATGGATATCTGCCTGAAATCTATTAATTCCGGGAAACCGAGCGAAAATAAATCGGCGGATGGTACAAATCAAAAATAA
- a CDS encoding tetratricopeptide repeat protein — MDNKAEEFLKKLAPCIERGELEACVEEAARVAREMGIGAEDLLDLSVKIGRDEKYESEYIITLAAALGLEGENKARAYSNAGIAANYIGKFKESEDYYKKAIQIDPKDADAHYNYANLLEDLGRKIEAEEHYEKAIKLNPKDVDFHNNYALLLVELGKKAEAIQHYKKAIELDPKYIRAQNNYALLLKKLGRKNEAEEYFKRVIELNPKYLWAHNNYAIFLREKKLFIEAENEVRTSLKIEPTNFHAHIILGDILSDEKYFEMAEKEYHEALKNSASIENASISENHNKLGYVYVKLKQYEKAKKEFKMAIDFNPMNMKARRNLRELEKFDSATKISGQEISKIQIFFATVVLLYLIISFYLFLTTTKFSDVVFAAQSTVLIALLILILLYHQFKTFKFGPSGIEVEKSEYREAKSSAMEAKWSQAKGLKIEP, encoded by the coding sequence ATGGATAACAAAGCTGAGGAATTCCTGAAAAAACTCGCGCCCTGCATCGAGCGCGGCGAGCTTGAGGCGTGCGTGGAGGAGGCGGCGCGGGTGGCGAGGGAGATGGGAATAGGGGCGGAGGATTTACTAGATTTATCTGTCAAGATCGGCCGTGATGAGAAGTATGAGTCTGAATATATAATAACACTTGCGGCGGCACTTGGTCTGGAAGGAGAAAACAAAGCAAGAGCGTATTCTAATGCAGGTATTGCAGCGAATTATATTGGAAAATTCAAAGAATCTGAAGATTACTATAAAAAAGCGATACAAATAGACCCTAAAGATGCTGACGCGCATTACAATTATGCTAACTTACTTGAAGACTTGGGCAGGAAAATTGAAGCTGAAGAACATTATGAAAAAGCAATAAAATTAAACCCGAAAGATGTAGATTTTCATAATAATTATGCACTCCTGCTCGTAGAACTTGGTAAGAAAGCTGAAGCAATACAACACTACAAAAAAGCAATAGAATTAGATCCAAAATATATACGAGCGCAAAACAATTATGCACTCTTACTCAAAAAACTCGGCAGGAAAAACGAAGCTGAAGAATACTTTAAAAGAGTAATAGAATTAAACCCCAAGTATTTGTGGGCACACAATAACTATGCAATTTTTTTGAGGGAAAAAAAATTGTTTATTGAAGCTGAGAATGAGGTAAGAACCTCACTTAAAATTGAACCAACAAACTTCCACGCACATATAATTCTGGGAGATATACTTTCAGATGAGAAATATTTTGAAATGGCGGAGAAGGAATATCATGAGGCATTAAAAAATTCGGCTTCTATTGAGAATGCTTCAATCTCAGAAAATCATAATAAACTCGGCTATGTATACGTGAAATTAAAACAATATGAAAAAGCTAAGAAAGAATTCAAAATGGCGATTGATTTTAATCCAATGAATATGAAGGCAAGGCGCAATCTTCGGGAGCTTGAGAAATTTGATAGCGCAACGAAAATCTCTGGGCAAGAAATCTCCAAAATCCAGATTTTCTTTGCAACAGTAGTATTGTTATATCTAATTATATCTTTTTATTTATTTTTGACTACTACTAAGTTTTCTGATGTGGTATTCGCCGCTCAATCAACCGTTTTAATCGCCCTGCTGATCCTTATTCTCTTATATCACCAGTTCAAAACGTTTAAATTCGGCCCGAGCGGAATTGAAGTCGAAAAAAGTGAATATAGAGAAGCTAAGAGTTCGGCTATGGAAGCAAAATGGAGTCAAGCTAAAGGATTAAAGATAGAGCCTTAA
- the pgk gene encoding phosphoglycerate kinase yields the protein MIRDYLTLDDVDTEGKTVLCRLDLNSPMDPTGIILDDSRFRSHITTLRGLEDSKVVILSHQSRPGKSDFTTLEPHSKLLSKLMRRNIDYIDDIFGSHAVESINGMSNGDILLLENSRFYSEESLERAPKEHTRTHMVKKLAPVCDIFINDAFSVSHRSHLSVTGFTEVLPSIAGRVMEKEIDSLNKGLSCGERPCIYVLGGTKVDDSIKVTKNVLERGCADRVLVTGVVANVFLAASGVNIGPLNLSFIEKQGYNDQINIARELLSRFGENIGVPVDVALNKNEKRVEEKVQNLKTELPIHDIGIETMIKFSREISSAKTVVMNGPAGVFEKEAFALGTHELMKAGAKSGFSVIGGGHIAAAAEQMGISSRFSHVSTGGGACIDFLAGEKLPGIEALKDAARKFRQK from the coding sequence ATGATTCGGGATTATCTTACGCTTGACGACGTTGATACTGAGGGGAAGACTGTTTTATGCAGGCTGGATCTGAACTCGCCGATGGATCCCACAGGGATCATACTCGACGATAGCAGGTTCAGAAGCCACATTACAACTTTGAGAGGGCTGGAAGATTCTAAAGTCGTCATCCTGTCCCATCAGAGCCGCCCGGGTAAAAGCGATTTTACCACTTTGGAACCGCATTCAAAACTTTTGTCAAAATTAATGCGCAGGAACATAGATTATATCGATGACATATTTGGTTCCCATGCTGTCGAATCCATAAATGGGATGAGCAATGGGGACATCCTGCTGCTTGAAAATTCCCGGTTCTATTCAGAAGAATCCCTTGAGCGTGCTCCTAAAGAACATACCAGAACCCATATGGTAAAAAAGCTTGCTCCGGTTTGCGATATTTTCATAAATGATGCCTTCTCTGTTTCCCACAGGTCCCATCTTTCTGTTACAGGTTTCACTGAGGTTCTGCCGAGCATCGCGGGAAGGGTCATGGAAAAGGAAATAGACTCGCTGAACAAAGGCTTATCCTGCGGCGAACGCCCCTGCATATATGTGCTCGGGGGCACGAAGGTGGACGATTCCATCAAGGTCACAAAGAATGTGCTTGAAAGGGGATGTGCCGACAGGGTCCTGGTCACAGGTGTCGTAGCCAATGTATTCCTTGCCGCATCTGGGGTGAACATTGGGCCCTTGAATTTGAGCTTTATTGAAAAACAGGGTTATAACGATCAGATAAACATAGCCCGCGAACTTCTTTCCCGCTTCGGGGAAAATATCGGGGTGCCAGTGGATGTGGCATTGAATAAAAATGAGAAACGTGTGGAAGAAAAAGTCCAAAATCTGAAAACCGAGCTGCCAATTCACGACATAGGTATCGAAACAATGATCAAATTTTCGCGCGAAATAAGCTCCGCAAAAACAGTGGTTATGAACGGCCCTGCAGGAGTATTTGAAAAAGAGGCGTTTGCCCTTGGAACTCATGAGCTCATGAAAGCCGGGGCAAAATCAGGATTCTCTGTCATTGGCGGGGGGCATATCGCTGCTGCCGCAGAACAGATGGGAATTTCCAGTAGATTCTCCCATGTGAGCACTGGCGGCGGCGCTTGCATTGATTTTTTAGCAGGAGAAAAACTCCCGGGGATCGAGGCATTGAAGGATGCGGCCAGGAAATTCAGACAAAAATAA
- a CDS encoding recombinase RecA — MAAAKKAGSAQTLISQSQEVQPSSSIAEIVPKQVNRSTAIPILDRTLGGGLPSGAVVYIFADAKSMAEVFLYQFTQARKTYYFSNERHPKYILRDIKNYGFKTDNIKFVDIYSAYYLTAHGEMVDNVGNEFVDAKIVEFTESNVKKIMTEGEGEMDINLIFDSFSFYLNLKVNPGIIKRLINVIYEVTKDLNCLSFLYGLKDTHERNLENEIMKSCDAIFEVDLDKDSEKLSSRLSMPKLRGRTPASEMLKFKVGEGIQIDTTKDIA; from the coding sequence ATGGCAGCAGCAAAAAAGGCAGGTTCGGCTCAAACTCTTATATCACAATCCCAGGAGGTTCAGCCAAGCTCTTCGATCGCTGAAATTGTTCCGAAACAGGTCAATCGATCTACAGCGATCCCTATATTAGATCGTACCCTGGGAGGTGGATTACCATCGGGTGCGGTCGTATACATATTCGCGGATGCAAAATCCATGGCTGAAGTTTTCCTTTATCAGTTCACACAGGCACGAAAAACATATTATTTTTCAAACGAAAGGCATCCGAAGTACATATTGCGTGACATCAAGAATTATGGTTTCAAGACGGACAATATTAAATTCGTTGATATCTACAGTGCGTATTATCTTACGGCTCATGGAGAGATGGTTGACAATGTTGGAAATGAATTCGTCGATGCCAAGATTGTTGAATTCACTGAATCAAACGTAAAAAAAATTATGACGGAAGGAGAAGGGGAAATGGATATAAATCTGATCTTCGACTCCTTTTCCTTTTACCTGAACCTCAAAGTCAATCCGGGTATAATCAAGAGACTCATCAATGTGATATACGAAGTGACAAAAGACCTGAACTGCCTGTCTTTCTTATACGGCCTCAAAGATACTCATGAAAGGAACCTTGAAAACGAGATAATGAAATCCTGCGATGCAATATTCGAGGTAGACCTTGACAAGGATTCGGAGAAGCTATCAAGCCGCCTGTCAATGCCCAAATTGAGAGGCAGGACCCCCGCATCGGAGATGCTGAAGTTCAAGGTGGGAGAAGGTATCCAGATCGATACCACGAAAGATATCGCCTGA
- a CDS encoding TIGR00269 family protein, with protein sequence MKCQRCNKTAVLFQKYSNAHLCKVHFIEDVERKVKRDIRKFRMVGKGERIAVALSGGKDSTVLLYVLNKIFQNRKDLEIFAISIDEGIHGYREHTLEHAVNLTNELGIPLTIKSFKEGFGITLDELTRKNEHAACTPCGVLRKNLLNRAARELGADKLAMGHNLDDESQTILMNYLRGDVDRLKRMSGEMQPGLVLRIKPLRSIPEKEVALYGFLNKLPLSTDECPYAGQALRNEIRGMINNYEIKHPGTKYSLLAGFEAISESLRSAGTPIKQCEICAEPSSESICKTCKLLGK encoded by the coding sequence ATGAAATGCCAGCGATGTAATAAAACAGCGGTCTTATTCCAGAAATACTCCAATGCCCACCTGTGCAAAGTACATTTTATCGAGGATGTGGAAAGAAAGGTCAAGCGGGATATCAGGAAATTCAGAATGGTCGGAAAGGGGGAAAGGATCGCTGTCGCATTGAGCGGTGGAAAGGATAGCACTGTTCTTCTCTACGTCCTCAATAAGATCTTTCAAAATAGGAAAGACCTCGAAATTTTTGCCATTTCGATCGATGAAGGGATCCATGGATACAGGGAACATACGCTTGAACACGCTGTAAATCTCACCAACGAACTTGGAATTCCTCTCACGATAAAATCATTCAAGGAAGGTTTCGGCATAACTCTTGATGAGCTTACCCGCAAAAATGAACATGCTGCCTGTACTCCGTGCGGAGTGCTGAGGAAAAACCTCCTGAACAGAGCCGCTCGAGAACTCGGCGCAGATAAGCTGGCTATGGGTCATAATCTGGATGATGAATCCCAGACCATTCTGATGAACTACCTGCGGGGGGATGTGGATAGGCTGAAAAGAATGTCAGGGGAAATGCAGCCCGGCCTGGTTCTGAGGATCAAGCCGCTTCGAAGCATCCCTGAAAAAGAGGTGGCTCTCTACGGGTTCTTAAATAAGCTGCCCCTGAGCACGGATGAATGCCCGTATGCCGGGCAGGCGCTTCGTAATGAGATTCGCGGGATGATAAATAATTATGAGATAAAACATCCCGGAACAAAATATTCTTTGCTCGCGGGATTTGAGGCTATCTCGGAATCGCTGCGCTCGGCAGGCACACCGATAAAGCAATGCGAAATATGCGCTGAACCAAGCAGCGAGAGCATATGCAAGACATGCAAGCTGCTTGGAAAGTAA
- a CDS encoding PINc/VapC family ATPase, translating into MTDESCIVPDTSVIIDGRITSKLKAGEYKPATVIIAEALIAELEAQANKGKEIGFKGLDELKELSEMAKKDEIKLKFTGKRPSLEQIKLASSGEIDAIIRAVAVENNAIFITSDKVQAEVARAKGLNVEYLYPRMEELKELSINRFFTEDTLSIHLKVNVPPMAKRGSVGKQKLMKIRNEVCTETELHAITRELIERTKRDPDSFLEIDYSGATVLQIGSMRIAVAQPPFSDGMEITAVRPIAVVRLDDYRLGKELKDRIVEKQRGILVAGPPGAGKSTFAASLAEFLHKQDFIVKTMESPRDLQVSDAITQYAPLERDMEKTADIMLLVRPDYTIYDEVRKTKDFHVFADMRMAGVGMIGVVHATRAVDAIQRLIGRVELGIIPQVVDTVIFIEKGEVAKVYDIEFTVKVPSGMVEQDLARPVITVADFETWSVEYEIYTYGEQVVVMPVSEIKEKRPGTWTLAADAMRKEIQKFTRGSVDVKVDSDSSATVYMDEEDIPGVIGKGGKNIDQIEKRLGIHLEIRERERTEKGKKTVERKSGISSFIPRVERTKKFVILNVAELSGQTVDVYSGEDYLFTATVGRKGDVKIGKDMDEGYRIMENPSIVTLRPGHN; encoded by the coding sequence ATGACAGATGAGTCTTGTATTGTTCCTGACACAAGCGTTATCATTGATGGGAGGATTACCTCAAAATTAAAGGCAGGCGAATATAAACCTGCGACCGTGATCATTGCTGAAGCGTTGATAGCGGAGCTGGAAGCGCAGGCTAACAAGGGTAAAGAAATTGGTTTTAAGGGGCTTGACGAGTTAAAAGAACTCAGCGAGATGGCAAAAAAAGATGAGATAAAGCTTAAATTCACCGGGAAAAGGCCATCTCTTGAGCAAATAAAACTTGCTTCTTCCGGTGAGATCGATGCCATTATTCGCGCCGTAGCTGTGGAAAACAATGCGATTTTCATTACCAGCGATAAAGTGCAGGCAGAGGTCGCCCGTGCAAAAGGATTGAATGTGGAATATCTGTATCCAAGAATGGAAGAGTTAAAAGAACTCAGCATAAACAGGTTTTTCACTGAAGATACTCTTTCAATCCATCTAAAGGTCAATGTCCCTCCAATGGCAAAAAGAGGGTCGGTAGGAAAACAAAAACTCATGAAAATCCGGAATGAGGTTTGCACGGAAACAGAGCTTCATGCAATAACCAGAGAATTAATAGAGAGGACGAAGCGTGACCCTGACTCGTTTCTGGAGATAGATTATTCCGGTGCAACAGTGTTACAGATAGGTTCAATGCGCATAGCTGTGGCCCAGCCTCCGTTTTCAGACGGAATGGAAATAACGGCAGTAAGACCGATTGCAGTGGTGCGCCTTGATGATTACAGGCTCGGGAAGGAACTTAAGGATAGAATTGTGGAAAAGCAGAGGGGAATCCTTGTCGCCGGCCCACCCGGCGCAGGAAAATCCACTTTTGCTGCCAGTCTTGCAGAATTCCTTCACAAGCAGGATTTTATCGTGAAAACTATGGAATCACCGCGCGATCTGCAGGTTTCTGACGCCATAACCCAGTACGCACCATTAGAGCGCGACATGGAAAAAACAGCTGATATTATGCTACTCGTTAGACCAGATTATACGATATATGATGAAGTCAGGAAAACAAAGGATTTCCATGTTTTCGCAGATATGAGGATGGCAGGCGTAGGAATGATAGGCGTGGTACATGCCACGAGAGCAGTGGATGCGATCCAGAGACTGATAGGGCGCGTTGAACTCGGGATCATACCCCAGGTCGTGGATACCGTTATTTTTATTGAAAAGGGGGAAGTTGCAAAGGTATACGATATTGAATTCACGGTGAAAGTTCCGAGCGGGATGGTGGAACAGGATCTGGCCAGGCCTGTGATAACAGTGGCAGATTTCGAGACATGGAGTGTTGAATATGAAATATACACCTACGGGGAACAGGTCGTAGTGATGCCTGTAAGCGAAATTAAAGAAAAAAGGCCAGGCACCTGGACACTTGCCGCAGATGCCATGAGGAAAGAGATTCAGAAGTTCACCCGCGGCTCCGTGGACGTAAAAGTTGATTCCGATTCTTCCGCTACAGTATATATGGATGAGGAAGATATCCCCGGTGTTATAGGGAAGGGTGGAAAGAATATTGATCAGATCGAGAAAAGGCTGGGTATTCATCTGGAGATCCGCGAGAGAGAACGCACGGAAAAAGGTAAAAAGACAGTTGAAAGGAAGAGCGGAATCTCAAGTTTCATCCCAAGAGTGGAGAGAACAAAAAAATTTGTGATTCTGAATGTGGCAGAATTATCGGGTCAAACTGTGGATGTGTATAGCGGGGAGGATTATCTTTTTACCGCCACAGTCGGGCGGAAGGGAGATGTCAAAATAGGAAAAGACATGGATGAAGGATACAGGATAATGGAAAATCCTTCCATTGTAACTTTGCGCCCGGGGCATAATTAA
- a CDS encoding putative metallopeptidase — translation MRPGNSDKNNPEGFDFTGNMTLLVEDIAKTHPSFSHIQLNNILIAISPSNGSRNGVVAKMRPMRYEGGSKTRVHRGIEYITPEVNINGKDILYIVYFHLPRFLNHKDHKNKLATVLHELYHISPLFNGDVRRFSGKNYAHGSSRKKYDNIINIFTDEYIKATAHPELSAFLEYKYSELRHKYGAINGNMIRIARSKPVV, via the coding sequence ATGCGGCCAGGAAATTCAGACAAAAATAATCCAGAGGGTTTTGACTTTACTGGCAACATGACCCTTCTTGTGGAGGATATTGCTAAAACCCACCCTTCTTTCAGTCATATTCAGCTGAATAATATTCTTATTGCGATATCTCCCTCAAATGGAAGCAGGAATGGTGTTGTCGCAAAAATGCGGCCCATGAGATATGAAGGCGGGTCAAAAACCAGAGTACATCGCGGGATTGAATACATCACGCCTGAAGTAAACATTAATGGAAAAGACATTCTATATATAGTATATTTCCACTTACCCCGTTTCCTCAATCATAAAGATCATAAGAACAAACTTGCGACCGTGTTGCATGAATTATATCATATCTCGCCATTATTTAATGGGGATGTTAGACGATTTTCAGGTAAGAATTACGCCCACGGCAGTTCGCGAAAAAAATATGACAATATTATTAATATCTTTACTGATGAATATATAAAAGCTACAGCACATCCTGAATTAAGTGCATTCTTGGAATATAAATATTCAGAACTCAGGCACAAATATGGTGCAATCAACGGTAATATGATACGGATAGCCCGTTCAAAACCTGTGGTATAA
- a CDS encoding M4 family metallopeptidase, translated as MRFPKNVGTTERMGTTVRSIIPPHMLKELAKRGDDKQREMALRHLMISEKIRGRREAFGEFYVATPVSGVKCLNVYDAKEGQTLPGDSIQDPGNGSDPAAKEAYDGAEATYNMYNDVYGRNSIDDKGMCINSSVHYEQDYDNAFWDGRQMVYGDGDGKLFNRFTISIDVIGHELTHGVTENEAGLVYSYQPGALNESISDVFGSLVKQRSLNQTADEADWLIGEGLFTSSVNGKALRSMKDPGTAYDDPKLGKDPQPGNMKNFKKLPQSEDNGGVHINSGIPNRAFCMTAIEIGGNAWEEAGKIWYITMRDRLRPQSNFQDAANKTFQVAGVVFGAGSKEQGAVKKGWAAVGINVSAKK; from the coding sequence ATGAGATTTCCTAAAAATGTGGGAACTACGGAAAGAATGGGAACAACTGTTCGAAGCATTATCCCTCCGCATATGCTTAAGGAGCTCGCAAAGAGGGGAGATGATAAGCAGCGCGAAATGGCGTTAAGGCATTTGATGATATCCGAAAAGATACGCGGTCGGCGCGAAGCGTTCGGTGAATTCTATGTCGCAACGCCTGTGAGCGGCGTGAAGTGCCTGAATGTATATGACGCCAAGGAAGGACAGACACTTCCAGGGGATTCGATCCAGGATCCGGGTAACGGCAGCGACCCGGCCGCAAAAGAGGCTTATGATGGCGCAGAAGCCACGTATAATATGTACAATGATGTATACGGGAGGAACTCTATCGATGACAAGGGCATGTGCATAAACTCAAGCGTGCATTACGAGCAGGATTACGACAACGCTTTCTGGGACGGGCGGCAGATGGTCTACGGCGATGGCGACGGGAAATTATTCAATCGGTTTACTATATCCATAGACGTGATAGGGCACGAATTGACACATGGCGTTACCGAAAATGAGGCAGGGCTTGTTTATTCATACCAGCCTGGCGCGCTGAATGAATCAATATCTGACGTCTTCGGTTCTCTCGTGAAACAGCGCTCGCTCAACCAAACAGCTGATGAGGCAGACTGGCTTATCGGTGAAGGTCTTTTTACCTCAAGCGTAAATGGCAAAGCTCTGCGCTCGATGAAAGATCCGGGAACCGCCTATGATGACCCGAAGCTCGGCAAGGACCCGCAACCCGGGAATATGAAGAATTTCAAGAAGTTGCCTCAATCAGAAGATAACGGAGGAGTGCACATAAACTCAGGGATACCGAACCGTGCATTCTGCATGACCGCAATCGAGATCGGTGGAAATGCTTGGGAAGAGGCAGGGAAGATATGGTATATCACAATGAGGGACAGACTCAGGCCCCAATCCAATTTCCAGGATGCTGCGAACAAGACCTTCCAGGTGGCGGGGGTTGTGTTCGGCGCAGGGAGCAAAGAGCAGGGAGCTGTGAAAAAAGGCTGGGCAGCGGTCGGGATCAATGTGAGTGCAAAGAAATAG